The genome window TCCCCGAAGATAATTATATTACAACTCATGTTGTCTTTTTGTCCGTTTTTTTGTTACATTCAAAAAGCTTTACTTCTGATAAAGTAGTCAAAAAGTACATAGTGCGCATCCCCTGTACCTACTATGTACAAACAAAACATGTTTAACCACTTCCCCGTCCAGCAAATTCTCAAGACTCAGACTAATTCAATCTCAAAACAAAGTCAAAATAAGTGTAGCTAGATAAGGAgggactttaaaaaaaaagatatggTTGTTTTCCAGGGTGTCCTTATAAGTGGTAACAACCTTCCAAAGTAATTCTGATCCAACACTACATTCAGTTCAACTTGTGTAAAAGATACATGTAGGAAAATACTTTATTTGGTTAATCTTAAGGCATGTAAAGATGGTGACCCCCTGTAGGCACTACACAATAACACTGGGGCACAAGGGATTGCTACATTCTTTAGCACGTGGCTGGAATCACAGTGTGACCTCatgcaaacagaaaacaaaaatacTTTTTGGTTAATTTATTTACTTGGGTTCTTTGTCACTGAAGTCTGAATCTATATATAAAAAATTGTAAGGCGAGCTCAGGTTTGGACGGTTTGCACATCCACATTGTTTATACATTCTACAGAAATATCTATATAGGGATTCTCAAAAATGTCTTCCACAGCACTGACAAGCAACCTCGGAACAAACAGCAATCACGCAaactttttttaataaaacgtAAACAAGGAAACAAAATTAATGAAATAAATATCACATACGTTCTCTTAAATTAAGATCTTTTTACTCATTTACAATAAAAATAACCAAGTGAAGTTACAAAAGGAGaccaaaacaaaatatatatattactgtGAAAAGAACATACACTCCACTTTATGCAGATTAATAATGGCGATCATAATTTAAACATAAAAGAATATAGATCTATTGCTTCATCATACTTGATAAATACAGTATGGACACAAATTACCAATGTAGCCTATAGTTCACAAGATAATAAATAAGTTAAATAGTCCATAGCCAGATACGCACCGCTATGTAATCACTCAAAACagctaaaaaaatatatattcaacCATCAGCAGTGATTTCCCCAAACAAACCGAACTCAAGAGTGCTTTTAACGAAGCAACAAACTACACTAACCAAACAAACCACTGTGTGGCGCTGTGAAACAGAGTAAAAGTTCTGGAATGGAAGTTAAAAGTTTTGAGAAAGGAACACAACTTGAAAAATGTTACTTTGTGTCAAGGCATATTCTTGGCAGGGTGGAGGAAATCTGAAACCGCTTACAGTCTCTTCTCGTCAAGTCTTGTTATACATGTATCCCAGGAAAGTGTGGCTTGCCTCAAACCAAACACTGCCATTGCAGCTCATTAGGCAAGTCATCGATGGAATGCCTTCTGTTGATATCTACTATTATGCATCTATCATtacacagacagaaaaaaaaactaatgccATGTCAAGGATATTTTCATCCATtgaaaataacattacaaaaaGGATGTTTAGTCATCTGAAATCGACAGCCTGCTGAAGATTGGCAAACGTTTGCCAGCATCCAAACTTGGAGACTCGGAACCGCTGAGACTCCCAGAGGAGCTGAGCGAGCCGCTAGCATAGCTATCTCGGTCTGAGAGAGAGTCTGGTGGGCTAGGGGGAGAGTCGAACACCGGCGACTCGGAGAGGCGGCGCAGGGACTGCAAGTGGCTCATGTtgtaggtggggggggaggaggggcacatgTTTCCGTAGTAGGCACCGTTGGACTGGTTGGCATAACCGTTTTGGGTGTGCACAGCCAGAGGGGCGAGTAAGGCTTTAAGGTCCTGACTGGGGAAAGAGAATGCACTGTTCACACAGGACATGGAGTTTGGTGACAGAACGTCCTCGTAAAAATTAGGAGagcaagaggaggtggaggagggtggtggaggggtgcgCGAAGTTGGACTCTCGAGCAGGGGCGACTCAAGTCCGTGGTGACTAGAAAAGCCGGAAAAACTCAGACTGTGGTGGAGCTTTGGTCTATCCCTCTGGTTGAACCCAGCATGCAGAGGCACGACCTCCCTTTGACCAAAGCCGCAAAGCTCGCGGGCTGATTTGGGCTCGCCTTGCATGTTGGCGTTGCTTGGAGCTGGTCTGCGCTCGTCAGCATTGTGGATAAAATGACAGCGGGGACCGTAAGGGCAGAATCCGATGGTGTGGAACGTGCGGCATGGCTCGGTTTTATACTTGGGGTGACGTGACAAACTCCTCAGCTCGTGGTAGCCGTGCGCAAACTGGCACTTTTCTCCGTATTTGCAAGCTCCGTTCTCTTCGAAGGGCCTGCAGAGTTCGGTCTTGTAGCGGGTGGAGTTGATTTGAGAACCCTGCTTCTGCTGAAGAACTTGCAGCTGCTGGCTGCGGTCCATGCTACGGTCTCCGTTCTCGCTGTATGCACGGTCGCGAAACTTGTTTTCCTTGTTCATGAGAGCAGTGGCGGTGTTGCTGCTTGACAAATTCTCCTTTAGATTGCTGTAGGAGTTGACTGAGTATTTGTTACTGTTGGTCATCAACTCCAGGTTGCTGGTCGAGTTTCTACGGAAAAATCCCGGCGCAAAAGGACAACTGTTAGAGCTAGTTGTTACTGGAGCTCCCACAGCTTTTTTGTCCAGCATGCTGTTGATATGAATTGCGTTCATATTAAGGCTTTTTTCTTGCtgtggaggggaaaaaaagaagacaaattAGCCATGCACTTTAACACGAGCCATTTACAACCATTGCAGCGTCTGTTTTGACAACAGGattttgaatgtaaatgtagcctaatgttACTAGGCACTTTGTGGAAGTTACTACTCAACAGGTTGTGGCGATTACCTTGTTAACCCAAAGACTATTTGGCATATTGCAAATAATGTAAGCATTAAATGCAAAGTGAGGATTGGAATATTTGGCTATTTTAAAATGACAATTACCTTGTAAAGCATGTCGATGTCGTAGAAGGCGGACAAGATGGTTGCAGACATCTCCTTTTCGTAGGTTTTCTGTCGCAGTAGCTCTCTCATGGAGGACCAACCAGGATCCTTGAATGCACGAGGCAACTCTAGTAGACTGTGCCACGACTGGTTTTGGAAAGCTTGAAAGTTCTGAAAAAGTAATGTGCAATTCCTGTGGTGGTTAGTGAGATAAGAAGCAAGGGGAAAGTTGCTTGTATTGTTGTGTGGTAGATTTCTCCCCTCAAGAAGCGCTGTACCAGAGTGCTTCACTAACAGCACTCGCTGTGCACATGTATATAAATGCTTCGTGGTCGCTGTCGAGAGAGGGGCGTTGTAAAGTTGAAGCAACGTCTGCAAGACACGCCCCCTATTTTCAAACGTCTTGCAGGCAGTGGTTGGCCGCTTTTTATACTCCGCCTTGAAATTAAACTCCCTTCAAAAGTTTTATCTCAACTATTTTGTGAGACTTGGTCTTCTTTTGGTTGTGCAAGGCCTAACACTATCCCAATTTGTAAGGCTGCCTTCATTGCCGAAAACTGTTGGTGTTGGGGGAAATAATTTAACATAAGACAAAACTGATATCATTGTATAAGAAAAAACTGTGAAagtctgtgtactgtactgtgtaaaGGCTGGAGTGCAGGGGTTGAATAATGAACACCCTTACTTGAGAATTCACTCAAAGTTGATCTAGCATGACTTATAGTACAGCTCCCCACAGATATTAATTgtatataaaaacataaaataaaacatatgtaGGTAAATACTTTTAGATTTTGTACTTTTATTTTTAATATATCATTAAACCTTCAACCAattattttcttatttcttaACAAATGCATGCGTATATACCAGATAACATGCCACAACTGAACGAGTTTGAATTGAGCTCTGAAGTTCTTCAGTGTCTCGTCCATGAGCAACAATTGTTTTCCTCAGCGCTCAGCCTCACACGGAGTCTAAGCACTGAAGGAATGTAGCTGTGATGAAAAGCAGTGCAACACTGCCCCCCTCAGAGCACATTTTAAATTATCTGACAGACTTGAGCGCCCCCTGCTGAGCCGGGGCCAAGGCAGGAATTAAAGGCACATTCCGTCAAGATTCGACATTCATTCCACACTGATGGATTCCACACTGATGTATTTTGTACAGTATCTTATTTTTATAAACGTCTTTTTATAGTGATAGACGACTTTGTCAATAATTATGCTGAAATAAAACAATAACCTCTCAGAATTGTCTGTAACAAAATACAGCTGTGTCAAAACAAAGTGATTTTGATAATGGTAAGTTTATAGCCACTGTGGATAAATTACATTCTCGTAAAACAGTACTTACCATATTACAGGGTCACACAAAGAAGATATTTAGGTTAGGAACACATAAAAAGTCTGTGCGATACATATGTTACCGTGAATTATGGAGTACTGTAAGACCAGCTGTCATTTACTATTGGGCTTCATCTGTAAGAACAGCCATAAAATCTAAATATGTTATTTTGCTGCCTTTTGCACGGTTCAAACATTCTCTCAAGCCAAGGTGGTTTAGctgcagagagaagaaaaatacGAACAGTCGGAAAACAAATGACGTAAGAGGTTGGAATCTACTACTAGCAACCCTTAAATTAGTTCTGGGGTTGTCCTGGGCCCGAGCAAGAGAGTCTTTATGATAAATAGTTTAATGTCAAGGACAGACAGCCTAGGCTCATAGTTTGAGAAATCCCTTAAACATGTCTTCATCCGCAAAAGCCACTCTCCCATCACATGGCCATGTTTTtataggaaaggagaggggtggtgatggggggggggggggggcgtcccaAAACATGACATCATTTTTACAGTAACAGGGAACATTGCCACCACTACAGTGTGAGTAGTGCAAGCCCAGCTGTCTGAACAggccgcacacacacccaggacacTGGGCCATTGTGTGGTCTCCTAATTACGTAACCCGGGAAACCGATATGGGATGTAAAAGCTATGCAAGAGGGATAAGTCTGTGAAAATGTGATATTATATTTTAAACTATAAACTCTATCATTATATTTGAGGAGAAgatgtgtgtaaatgtttttcCAACAGCAGTTTTGGTCAGTCTGTCAGGCATTTTTATACAGCAGTCTAGAGGCTTTGCAGGGTgagtgtaggctactgtacatgcaCCTTCCCTCAGGCATGTCACCGATAGGAGTGCAGAGCACGTGTTATTTTTCACATGAAGAGCTAAATGAATAATAATGTCCCAACACATTTCTTCAAGCTCCATCTGGTGTCTGAGGTGCTGTGAGGTCACAGACAGAAATGAGACATAACTCCCAGTCATCACATTCAACTTTATAGGCTACTTGCCATGATAGCATTAGGATAGGTTTAAAAATCATGCATTTACATTATGAATAACACACTGTCtgggataaaaaaaatgtaaaacgtaaaaatacaatacaaaagaGGACACTGATGAATGAAAATAAAGTTACAATGCGTTTACTGTATGTGTACTTTACAAGGCGCATAATGTTCCTGTAGTCATTCTCCACTGAAAGGTTGTTCATCCACCATATTGTGTCCCAATCAGCTCTACAGTAAAAGGTTTAGTTTAGCTGGGCCCATTGACCCAGCACACCAGAGCCTTCAAGTCTCTTATTGTCTTGAACAAGCATTGAGTCTTTGCTCCTGGTCCTGTGCTAATAGAGCAGGCTATGTGACTGAGGCAAGCACATCCAGAGCCAGGCTGGCTCTCTGCTCCTTCAAAGCCAGGCGGGCGT of Hypomesus transpacificus isolate Combined female chromosome 11, fHypTra1, whole genome shotgun sequence contains these proteins:
- the zfp36l2 gene encoding mRNA decay activator protein ZFP36L2, which produces MRELLRQKTYEKEMSATILSAFYDIDMLYKQEKSLNMNAIHINSMLDKKAVGAPVTTSSNSCPFAPGFFRRNSTSNLELMTNSNKYSVNSYSNLKENLSSSNTATALMNKENKFRDRAYSENGDRSMDRSQQLQVLQQKQGSQINSTRYKTELCRPFEENGACKYGEKCQFAHGYHELRSLSRHPKYKTEPCRTFHTIGFCPYGPRCHFIHNADERRPAPSNANMQGEPKSARELCGFGQREVVPLHAGFNQRDRPKLHHSLSFSGFSSHHGLESPLLESPTSRTPPPPSSTSSCSPNFYEDVLSPNSMSCVNSAFSFPSQDLKALLAPLAVHTQNGYANQSNGAYYGNMCPSSPPTYNMSHLQSLRRLSESPVFDSPPSPPDSLSDRDSYASGSLSSSGSLSGSESPSLDAGKRLPIFSRLSISDD